The following are encoded in a window of Brevibacillus sp. DP1.3A genomic DNA:
- a CDS encoding CaiB/BaiF CoA-transferase family protein translates to MLTGVTIVDFSRHLPGPICTMRLADLGAEVIEVEPFHDKAHSPLTGPSHPEARETGAFYLRSHRNHKSISLNLRTNEGKALAFALARQADVVVESYRPGVMRHLGLDYDRLWEMHPAVIYCSVTGYGQSGELYQIGGHDLNVQAVSGFLSLVRDLEGKPVVADIPLSDYALGLYASEQICAALVQRARTGRGAYLDVSSADLFSSWTGLHALFMLYSSSIGRETGSGSLLAYQVFETADGQYVALAALEEKFWLNFCRAVGRADWELCHRASVAEHPEVFDDMKALFLSRTQAEWSELGSEVDCCLTAVEDWENWADNPYVANREIAYTLPYLEKKSPDQEGSFAHRYRAERLSPPWHTDYTYELLKRKLNLTEEDLSRLQRQGVIPAASS, encoded by the coding sequence ATGTTGACGGGAGTGACGATAGTTGATTTTTCTCGCCATCTTCCAGGTCCGATTTGTACGATGCGCCTGGCTGATTTGGGGGCAGAGGTCATCGAGGTGGAACCGTTTCACGACAAAGCTCACTCACCGTTAACCGGGCCTTCTCATCCTGAAGCTAGAGAGACGGGAGCGTTTTACCTGCGTTCACATCGCAATCATAAAAGTATTTCCTTGAATTTGCGGACGAATGAGGGAAAAGCGCTCGCGTTTGCTCTGGCCAGACAGGCTGATGTCGTGGTGGAAAGCTATCGACCAGGTGTTATGCGACATTTGGGACTTGATTACGATCGCCTGTGGGAGATGCACCCTGCGGTCATTTATTGCTCCGTGACGGGCTATGGTCAAAGCGGCGAGCTATACCAAATAGGGGGACATGACTTGAATGTCCAGGCAGTAAGCGGATTTCTCTCACTGGTTCGCGATCTGGAAGGCAAGCCTGTCGTTGCAGATATTCCGCTATCTGATTATGCACTCGGGTTGTATGCTAGTGAACAAATATGCGCGGCGCTTGTGCAACGAGCACGGACAGGACGAGGAGCTTATTTGGATGTTTCGTCAGCTGACTTGTTTAGTTCTTGGACAGGGCTGCATGCACTGTTCATGTTATACAGCTCCTCGATTGGACGGGAGACCGGGAGTGGGAGTTTGCTGGCGTATCAGGTCTTTGAGACAGCAGACGGTCAGTATGTCGCACTTGCTGCGTTGGAAGAGAAGTTCTGGCTTAATTTTTGCCGCGCGGTAGGAAGAGCAGACTGGGAGCTTTGCCATCGAGCTAGCGTTGCTGAGCATCCAGAGGTGTTTGACGATATGAAAGCACTGTTTTTGTCCAGAACCCAAGCCGAGTGGAGTGAACTGGGCAGTGAAGTGGATTGCTGTCTGACCGCCGTTGAAGATTGGGAAAACTGGGCAGACAATCCGTACGTTGCGAACAGGGAGATAGCGTATACGCTGCCTTATTTGGAAAAGAAGTCGCCCGATCAAGAGGGGAGCTTCGCACATCGATACAGGGCGGAGCGATTGTCACCCCCGTGGCACACCGATTACACGTACGAGCTGCTCAAACGCAAGCTGAACCTCACAGAGGAGGATTTGAGCAGGCTGCAAAGGCAGGGTGTTATTCCTGCTGCTTCTTCATAG
- a CDS encoding enoyl-CoA hydratase/isomerase family protein, translated as MEQDHQTQLIVTKAGGICTITLNRPHVLNAMTVEMFSLLQDAIAKASADEEVDVLILRGAGGNFCSGADLGVLTALTDKSDADQSLTIINDFITNLHQMPKPVIAVIEGVAVGAGLNLALHADFVIAREDALLQEPFVQIGLTTDFGGTYLMPRLVGTAWAKRLALLGEKITGKKAEEIGLIYRAVEASQVESEVEKLVAAVRRLPKQAYAVTKEGLGRCQTNGLEYALAWEKQQQPSLIASPEFQELVQAKLKRT; from the coding sequence ATGGAACAGGATCATCAAACGCAATTGATCGTAACAAAAGCTGGTGGAATCTGCACGATTACACTCAACAGGCCACACGTCCTCAATGCGATGACGGTTGAAATGTTTTCCCTTTTGCAGGACGCTATCGCAAAAGCCTCAGCAGATGAGGAGGTCGATGTGCTTATTTTGCGGGGAGCGGGGGGGAACTTTTGCTCCGGTGCTGATTTGGGCGTGTTAACTGCGCTGACGGATAAGAGTGACGCTGATCAATCATTGACGATCATTAATGATTTCATCACCAACTTGCATCAAATGCCAAAGCCTGTGATTGCAGTGATCGAGGGAGTAGCCGTCGGAGCGGGACTCAATCTCGCGTTGCATGCTGATTTCGTCATTGCGAGGGAAGACGCCCTGTTGCAGGAGCCTTTTGTCCAGATCGGTCTGACAACGGATTTTGGAGGGACATACCTTATGCCAAGGCTTGTTGGTACGGCGTGGGCGAAGCGTCTCGCACTGCTGGGAGAAAAGATTACAGGGAAAAAAGCGGAGGAAATCGGCTTGATCTATCGAGCGGTAGAAGCTAGTCAAGTCGAAAGTGAGGTTGAAAAATTGGTTGCTGCGGTACGTCGCCTGCCGAAGCAAGCGTATGCGGTAACAAAAGAAGGATTGGGACGCTGCCAGACAAACGGCCTAGAATATGCACTGGCCTGGGAAAAGCAACAGCAGCCGTCCCTAATCGCAAGTCCAGAATTTCAGGAGCTTGTACAAGCGAAGCTAAAGCGCACGTAG
- a CDS encoding Gmad2 immunoglobulin-like domain-containing protein — MQFRTNMLTTCLLAMSLTAVSFPAIIPPAAASTHSHPVGEDKGQYENESFRNIAITKTGEGQYTIKGEARVNEANVRFVVTDGDKTLANSFVTASMGAPDWGSFSIDLKLDPSAKSPVLSLFEESAATGQRIHKLNIPLPK, encoded by the coding sequence ATGCAATTTCGAACAAATATGCTGACAACCTGCTTACTCGCCATGAGCTTGACTGCTGTATCATTCCCCGCCATCATTCCGCCCGCAGCAGCTAGCACACATTCTCATCCTGTTGGAGAAGACAAGGGACAATACGAGAATGAATCGTTTCGGAATATTGCGATCACCAAAACAGGTGAAGGACAATATACGATTAAGGGTGAAGCACGCGTGAACGAAGCCAACGTACGATTCGTCGTGACGGACGGAGACAAGACATTGGCAAATAGCTTTGTGACAGCTAGCATGGGCGCTCCTGACTGGGGAAGCTTTTCCATCGATCTCAAGCTGGACCCGAGCGCAAAATCACCTGTGCTCTCTTTGTTCGAGGAAAGTGCAGCGACAGGACAGCGCATTCATAAGCTAAACATCCCACTACCAAAATAA
- a CDS encoding DUF2512 family protein produces MNIVLKLLFNGIIAIPGLWWSGTSLMFAVLASVIVSLLGYVLDLTILPRTNNTFASSADFLFVFASLWLGCYLFGQTISLSGLLLTAFAITVVEYFFHGYLQRHGVHHSKHPG; encoded by the coding sequence TTGAACATCGTTCTCAAGCTCTTGTTTAACGGAATCATTGCCATTCCAGGGCTTTGGTGGTCGGGAACGTCCCTTATGTTTGCAGTGCTCGCAAGCGTGATTGTCAGTTTATTGGGTTATGTACTTGATTTGACAATCCTTCCGCGTACGAACAATACGTTTGCGAGCTCCGCTGATTTCTTGTTCGTGTTTGCCTCCTTGTGGCTTGGCTGTTACTTGTTTGGTCAGACCATATCCTTATCTGGTTTGTTGTTGACGGCATTTGCCATTACGGTGGTCGAATACTTTTTCCATGGTTACTTACAACGGCACGGAGTCCATCATTCCAAACATCCGGGCTGA
- a CDS encoding NFACT family protein — translation MAFDGVVTRSVARELHKLVGGRISKIHQPHHSDIVMQVRTQGETVKFLLSANPTYPRLHITTEEFTNPLEAPMFCMLLRKHCEGGVIESVQQIGMERIIHFDVRTRDELGDTAVRRIIVEIMGKHSNIILIDPATGMILDSAMHVTLAISQYRQVTPGRPYVSPPSQDKRDPLTVTEQAFISSLDWNGGRLDKQIVDGYTGISPLLAKEILHRAGLANRETLWAAFSQVMKAINAHEYLPSIIEANGKAYFHVVELTHLSNGVTTPYPSAQECLQAFYEGKALRDTVKQRAHDLIRFVTTERNKNEKKIEKLEQTLQDAHEADQFRLYGELMTANMHQMKRGDRELVTVNWYDEAGGTITIPLDPLKTPSENLQSYYKRYNKAKNSLSIVSEQIEQAQAELLYLDGVLVQLEHATLKDAEEIREELVEQGYMRDRKKRGPRKKKDTRPELDTYFSSDGIEILVGKNNKQNEYLTNKLASSQETWLHTKDIPGSHVVIRAREFSDETLLEAANLAAYFSRAKEGSQIPVDYTLVKHVKKPSGAKPGYVIYEQQRTLYVTPNEALIRRLKSNTSSTNSATT, via the coding sequence GTGGCATTCGATGGCGTAGTAACCCGCTCCGTAGCGAGGGAATTACATAAACTGGTAGGAGGACGCATCTCGAAAATCCACCAGCCCCACCATAGTGATATTGTTATGCAAGTACGGACACAAGGAGAAACGGTAAAGTTCCTCCTGTCTGCAAACCCGACCTATCCCCGCTTGCACATCACGACAGAAGAATTCACGAATCCGCTGGAAGCTCCGATGTTTTGCATGCTATTGCGCAAGCATTGTGAAGGCGGCGTAATTGAATCTGTCCAGCAAATCGGGATGGAGCGAATCATTCACTTCGACGTACGCACCCGAGATGAGCTGGGTGACACGGCTGTCCGCCGAATTATTGTAGAGATCATGGGCAAGCACAGTAACATCATCCTCATCGATCCTGCAACCGGAATGATTTTGGATAGCGCCATGCATGTGACACTCGCCATTAGCCAGTACAGACAAGTTACGCCTGGCAGACCTTATGTCTCTCCTCCGAGCCAAGATAAACGCGACCCTCTCACTGTAACCGAGCAAGCATTTATTTCTTCCCTCGACTGGAACGGCGGCCGTTTGGACAAGCAAATCGTAGATGGCTACACCGGGATTAGCCCCTTATTGGCAAAAGAAATTTTGCACAGAGCTGGCCTCGCGAATCGTGAAACACTGTGGGCTGCCTTTTCACAGGTGATGAAGGCAATCAACGCTCATGAGTATTTGCCATCCATTATAGAGGCAAATGGCAAAGCGTATTTTCACGTCGTTGAGCTGACTCATCTCTCAAATGGGGTTACCACCCCCTATCCTTCCGCTCAAGAATGCTTGCAGGCATTTTACGAAGGAAAGGCGCTCCGTGACACTGTCAAGCAACGTGCGCACGATTTAATTCGTTTCGTCACCACTGAGCGCAATAAAAATGAAAAGAAAATCGAGAAGCTCGAGCAAACTCTGCAAGATGCGCATGAGGCAGATCAGTTCCGCCTGTACGGTGAATTGATGACCGCCAATATGCACCAAATGAAGCGAGGAGATCGCGAGCTCGTCACAGTCAACTGGTATGACGAAGCAGGAGGTACCATCACAATTCCGCTTGATCCGTTGAAGACCCCATCGGAAAATTTGCAGTCGTATTACAAGCGGTATAACAAGGCCAAAAACAGCCTTTCCATCGTAAGTGAGCAGATTGAGCAAGCACAGGCAGAACTCTTGTACTTGGACGGCGTATTAGTTCAACTAGAACATGCCACCTTAAAAGATGCCGAAGAAATTCGCGAGGAGCTCGTTGAGCAAGGCTACATGCGTGATCGTAAAAAACGCGGTCCGCGCAAGAAAAAAGATACCCGACCAGAGCTTGATACGTACTTTTCTTCGGACGGCATTGAAATTTTGGTCGGTAAAAACAATAAGCAAAATGAATACTTGACCAACAAGCTCGCATCGTCGCAAGAAACATGGCTGCACACCAAGGATATCCCTGGATCCCATGTAGTCATTCGCGCTCGTGAATTTTCGGATGAAACGTTGCTTGAAGCAGCAAATCTGGCGGCTTATTTCAGTCGTGCCAAAGAAGGAAGTCAAATTCCCGTAGATTACACGCTCGTCAAGCATGTAAAAAAACCGAGCGGGGCCAAGCCTGGCTATGTGATCTACGAGCAGCAACGAACGCTTTATGTGACACCCAATGAAGCACTGATCCGTCGATTAAAATCAAACACCTCTTCTACGAATAGTGCGACTACCTAA
- a CDS encoding YicC/YloC family endoribonuclease yields MIRSMTGYGRKEDSKGSIRATVEIRAVNHRFSEIVVRLPKAWNMLEDSIRKLVAQYVRRGRVDVTVSVEGKNSSATVMDIDWDVAEQLVSISREMTQRFSLETPLTVKDLLHFPGVIHNKESEDNVEELAEWLQDLVRGAAMDLVSMKETEGNLLHADLASRLTAVNTWTREISQLAPLCREDYKGRLEQRVSEWAGLTPFELDPARVAQEVAFFADKSDISEELTRLDSHCQQFAVQLGKEEAIGRKLDFLLQEMNREANTIASKANHLRIQHLAVEIKTELEKMREQIQNVE; encoded by the coding sequence GTGATTCGAAGCATGACTGGTTACGGTAGAAAAGAAGATAGCAAAGGTTCCATTCGAGCAACAGTCGAGATTCGTGCAGTGAATCACCGCTTTTCTGAGATTGTCGTGCGCCTGCCCAAAGCATGGAATATGCTTGAGGATTCGATTCGTAAGCTGGTCGCACAGTATGTCAGAAGAGGGCGTGTCGATGTCACTGTCTCAGTGGAAGGGAAAAATTCTTCTGCTACGGTTATGGACATTGACTGGGATGTAGCTGAACAGCTAGTCTCCATTTCCCGCGAGATGACTCAGCGTTTTTCGCTAGAGACGCCTTTAACCGTCAAGGATCTGCTACACTTTCCTGGCGTGATACATAACAAAGAGTCAGAGGACAATGTGGAGGAGCTGGCAGAGTGGCTCCAAGACCTAGTCAGGGGCGCAGCAATGGATCTCGTTTCGATGAAAGAGACCGAGGGTAATCTGCTACACGCTGATCTAGCCAGTCGCCTGACTGCCGTCAACACATGGACGCGGGAGATCTCCCAGTTGGCCCCACTTTGTAGGGAAGATTACAAGGGCCGACTTGAGCAGCGCGTAAGTGAGTGGGCCGGTTTGACACCTTTTGAATTGGACCCTGCTCGTGTAGCGCAAGAGGTTGCCTTTTTCGCTGATAAAAGTGATATTAGTGAAGAGTTGACCCGTTTAGATAGTCATTGCCAACAGTTTGCTGTTCAATTAGGCAAAGAAGAAGCAATTGGTCGAAAACTGGATTTTCTGCTCCAAGAAATGAATCGGGAAGCCAATACGATTGCTTCCAAAGCGAATCATTTGCGTATTCAGCATCTGGCTGTCGAGATCAAGACAGAACTGGAGAAGATGCGGGAGCAAATACAGAATGTCGAGTAG
- the remA gene encoding extracellular matrix/biofilm regulator RemA → MAIKLINIGFGNIVNANRIISIVSPESAPIKRIIQEARDRNMLVDATYGRRTRAVIITDSDHVILSAVQPETVAQRLTTKDDESDE, encoded by the coding sequence ATGGCAATCAAGCTAATCAATATCGGTTTTGGCAACATCGTCAATGCCAACCGCATTATTTCAATTGTAAGTCCGGAGTCCGCTCCTATCAAACGGATCATCCAGGAAGCGCGTGATCGCAACATGCTTGTGGACGCTACCTATGGGAGACGTACACGTGCGGTAATTATTACAGACAGCGATCACGTGATTTTGTCAGCGGTACAGCCAGAAACAGTGGCACAGCGCTTGACTACGAAGGATGACGAATCGGACGAATAA
- the gmk gene encoding guanylate kinase: protein MSMVDRGLLLVLSGPAGVGKGTVCKALREVMPDLVYSVSATTRQPRPGEVEGVNYFFKSQEEFKQMIEEDALLEWAEYVGNYYGTPRHFVDDMLSEGRDVILEIEVQGALQVKERFPQGTFLFLAPPDLNELENRIVGRGTESQEIIRKRMEVARAEIELMDHYDYVVVNDVIESACDRIQAIITAEHLKKERQVHKYSKWLQEVE, encoded by the coding sequence ATGAGTATGGTTGATCGTGGTCTCCTTTTGGTTCTTTCCGGACCAGCTGGTGTGGGAAAAGGAACAGTATGCAAGGCGCTTCGTGAAGTGATGCCTGATCTGGTGTATTCTGTTTCGGCTACCACACGCCAGCCGCGTCCTGGAGAGGTGGAAGGAGTTAATTACTTTTTTAAAAGCCAGGAAGAGTTCAAGCAAATGATTGAAGAAGATGCTCTTCTGGAATGGGCAGAATACGTAGGAAATTACTACGGAACACCTCGTCATTTCGTGGACGATATGCTGAGTGAGGGGCGCGATGTCATTCTTGAGATCGAAGTTCAGGGTGCTCTTCAAGTAAAAGAGCGCTTCCCGCAAGGTACATTCCTGTTCCTGGCTCCGCCTGATTTAAACGAACTGGAAAACCGGATCGTGGGTCGCGGGACAGAATCACAGGAGATCATTCGCAAGCGCATGGAAGTGGCGCGTGCTGAAATTGAGCTCATGGACCACTACGATTATGTAGTCGTCAATGACGTCATCGAATCGGCTTGCGATCGAATTCAAGCGATTATTACAGCGGAACATCTGAAAAAAGAACGTCAGGTTCACAAATATAGCAAATGGTTACAGGAGGTTGAATAG
- the rpoZ gene encoding DNA-directed RNA polymerase subunit omega, with protein sequence MLYPSIDELTEKAESKYILVTVASKRARQLRENSEVQVVRPKSKKFVGLALEEFISDELVHEFLDGRK encoded by the coding sequence ATGTTGTATCCATCTATTGACGAATTGACTGAAAAAGCGGAGAGCAAGTACATCCTGGTGACAGTAGCATCCAAGCGTGCGCGTCAGCTTCGCGAAAACAGCGAAGTTCAAGTAGTGAGACCCAAATCCAAAAAGTTTGTAGGTTTGGCACTGGAAGAGTTCATCTCCGACGAGCTCGTTCACGAGTTTTTGGACGGTCGCAAATAA
- the coaBC gene encoding bifunctional phosphopantothenoylcysteine decarboxylase/phosphopantothenate--cysteine ligase CoaBC produces the protein MHSLAGKRIVLGVSGGIAAYKAAALTSKLTQAGALVHVILTESALQFIQPLTFQALSHLPVYTDTFTEPDPHVISHIELADRADLVLIAPATANVIGKMANGIADDMLTTTVLATKAPIMVAPAMNVNMYNHPAVIANMDKLTAYGYRFVEPGVGLLACGWIGKGRLAEPEEIVEAVRQWFASDETRQTIREKDLLDKHVLITAGPTREKIDPVRYITNHASGKMGYAIAEAARDRGAKVTLISGPTSLARPDGVEFIAVESVQEMFDAVMEQLPDCDIVVKSAAVSDYRPKHVAEHKMKKGDGPLELALEKAPDILKTIGELKTKQFVVGFAAETQNVLQHAQSKLERKNLDMIVANNVLLEGAGMGSDTNIVTLLTRGGEQLALDKLSKRAVADKLFDAVLAVQEHRPLQDLS, from the coding sequence ATGCATTCGCTTGCAGGAAAACGTATTGTTCTTGGAGTTTCTGGCGGTATCGCTGCTTACAAGGCTGCTGCACTGACCAGCAAGCTGACACAGGCAGGTGCATTGGTGCATGTCATTTTGACAGAGAGCGCCTTACAGTTTATTCAGCCTTTGACGTTTCAAGCCTTGTCTCACCTGCCTGTTTATACAGATACATTTACAGAGCCAGACCCGCATGTGATTAGCCATATTGAACTGGCTGATCGAGCTGATCTCGTTTTGATCGCGCCAGCAACAGCTAACGTGATTGGCAAAATGGCGAATGGCATAGCGGATGATATGCTGACGACGACTGTACTGGCTACGAAAGCGCCTATCATGGTCGCGCCTGCCATGAACGTCAATATGTACAATCACCCTGCGGTTATCGCAAATATGGATAAGCTTACAGCTTATGGCTATCGGTTTGTTGAACCGGGTGTCGGGCTCTTGGCATGTGGCTGGATTGGCAAAGGACGTTTGGCGGAGCCAGAGGAAATCGTCGAAGCTGTTCGTCAATGGTTTGCTTCCGATGAGACAAGACAAACGATCCGAGAAAAAGATTTGTTGGACAAGCACGTACTGATCACAGCGGGACCGACTCGTGAAAAAATTGATCCAGTTCGTTACATAACCAATCATGCTTCAGGAAAAATGGGCTACGCCATCGCGGAAGCGGCACGAGACAGAGGCGCGAAGGTCACACTGATCAGTGGGCCGACTTCCTTGGCACGTCCTGATGGAGTGGAATTCATCGCGGTGGAATCGGTACAAGAAATGTTTGATGCCGTCATGGAGCAGTTGCCGGACTGTGACATCGTCGTCAAATCAGCAGCAGTGTCCGATTATCGACCGAAGCATGTAGCTGAACATAAGATGAAAAAGGGTGATGGTCCACTCGAACTTGCGCTAGAGAAAGCACCCGATATTTTAAAGACCATTGGTGAGCTGAAAACGAAGCAATTCGTCGTTGGCTTTGCAGCAGAGACCCAAAACGTGTTACAGCATGCCCAGTCCAAGCTGGAGCGAAAAAATCTCGATATGATCGTAGCCAACAACGTATTGCTCGAGGGAGCAGGTATGGGGAGCGATACGAATATCGTGACCTTGCTAACCCGTGGCGGAGAGCAACTGGCATTGGATAAATTGAGCAAGCGGGCTGTGGCAGATAAGCTGTTTGATGCTGTTCTTGCAGTGCAAGAGCATAGACCGCTCCAAGACCTGTCATGA
- the priA gene encoding primosomal protein N': MIAQIIVDVPVNRTNRPFDYHVPPWLRPLIRIGSRVVVPFGPRQLQGYVIGIVEDDEAIPDRSRLKDVVQVQDDTPPLTLELLKMSEWMSKQYLCPWVTAVQAMLPAVLKGKSEKWLTATDALDEEACGRSGLLWELFRKRQLPLTEVEKQFAEEYLLVPGWIQSGLLATEYQVRDKITRKQQSFVRSLLDEGKLEEAISSLPARAEQMRRVLQLMLMHKEQSLSVQMLRDEYGITRSPLKSLESKGWIAIEQVEVYRDPYANRRFQEMQKPVFTPVQEAVLRPILQSIESGTYASYLLHGVTGSGKTEVYLEAIERTLEKGREAIFLVPEISLTPQMVERFKARFGADVAVLHSALSQGERYDEWRKIIRNQVKVVVGARSAIFAPFRNVGLIVIDEEHESSYKQEETPRYHAREVALWRAKENQGVLVMGSATPALETYALATRGRYELLRMPERVGNRPMPEVHVVDMREELQAQNRSMFSRKLHEMIADRLAKEEQMVIFLNRRGFSTFVMCRSCGYTMRCIHCDISLTYHKTNHTARCHYCGYTIAQPKHCPECQSEHIRFFGTGTQKVEAELAKLFPGIRVIRMDVDTTSRKGSHEELLNKFRSGQGDVLLGTQMIAKGLDFPRVTLAGIIAADTSLHLPDFRAAEKTFQLLTQVGGRAGRHELDGDVVIQTYTPEHYSIIHATKHDYPAFYQDEMMQRRRTGYPPYFRLVLITFSHADVPVVIRGAHTMADYLRQRLAQTTVLLGPVASPIARVKDRFRFQIMLKYRDEPQLSDLLAQATAAFEEWNKQQKVLMTIDVDPYVLL, from the coding sequence ATGATTGCCCAAATTATCGTGGATGTTCCGGTCAATCGGACGAATCGACCTTTTGATTACCATGTTCCGCCTTGGTTGCGTCCACTGATTCGCATTGGCAGCCGTGTGGTTGTCCCATTTGGTCCTCGTCAACTGCAAGGTTATGTCATCGGGATCGTAGAGGATGACGAAGCTATACCAGATCGTTCGCGACTAAAAGACGTCGTGCAGGTACAAGACGACACTCCTCCTCTTACGCTAGAGCTGCTAAAGATGAGCGAATGGATGTCTAAGCAATACTTGTGTCCATGGGTAACGGCTGTACAGGCGATGCTTCCGGCTGTGCTCAAAGGGAAGTCGGAGAAGTGGCTGACGGCGACAGATGCATTAGACGAAGAAGCGTGCGGGAGATCGGGGCTTCTGTGGGAATTGTTTCGCAAAAGGCAACTACCGCTAACAGAAGTGGAGAAACAATTTGCGGAGGAGTATTTGCTCGTCCCGGGTTGGATACAGAGTGGTCTGCTTGCTACGGAGTATCAAGTAAGGGACAAAATTACCCGCAAGCAGCAATCATTTGTCCGGAGCTTATTGGATGAGGGTAAGCTGGAAGAAGCGATTAGTTCTCTGCCAGCGCGGGCAGAGCAGATGCGCCGTGTCCTTCAACTGATGCTCATGCACAAGGAGCAGTCCTTATCTGTACAAATGCTGCGGGATGAATACGGAATAACGCGTTCTCCGCTGAAAAGCCTGGAATCAAAAGGCTGGATCGCGATCGAGCAAGTGGAGGTTTATCGGGACCCGTACGCCAATCGACGTTTCCAGGAAATGCAAAAACCGGTCTTTACCCCGGTACAGGAAGCGGTACTGAGGCCTATCTTGCAATCGATTGAATCGGGAACCTATGCTTCTTACTTGCTGCACGGCGTTACCGGAAGCGGTAAGACCGAAGTGTATCTCGAAGCGATCGAACGCACGTTGGAAAAAGGGCGGGAGGCGATCTTTCTCGTTCCGGAAATTTCACTGACTCCACAAATGGTAGAACGCTTCAAGGCTCGTTTTGGTGCAGACGTCGCTGTTTTACACAGTGCATTGTCACAAGGAGAGCGCTATGACGAGTGGCGCAAGATCATTCGCAATCAAGTCAAAGTGGTGGTAGGTGCACGATCTGCCATCTTTGCTCCGTTTCGGAATGTTGGTTTGATTGTGATCGATGAAGAGCATGAGAGCTCGTATAAACAAGAAGAGACCCCTCGCTACCATGCACGGGAAGTAGCCCTGTGGCGAGCGAAAGAGAATCAGGGTGTACTCGTCATGGGTAGCGCGACTCCAGCCTTAGAGACGTATGCACTGGCTACACGAGGCCGATATGAGTTGTTGCGCATGCCGGAGCGTGTCGGGAATCGCCCGATGCCAGAGGTACATGTTGTGGATATGCGCGAGGAGCTTCAGGCCCAGAATCGTTCGATGTTCAGCCGGAAGCTGCATGAGATGATTGCGGATCGATTGGCAAAAGAAGAGCAGATGGTCATTTTCCTTAACCGAAGAGGCTTCTCTACCTTTGTCATGTGCCGATCCTGCGGCTATACGATGCGCTGCATTCATTGCGACATCTCGCTTACTTATCATAAAACGAATCATACGGCGCGCTGCCATTACTGTGGATACACCATCGCACAGCCTAAGCATTGTCCAGAGTGTCAGAGTGAGCATATACGCTTTTTTGGTACCGGAACGCAAAAGGTGGAAGCAGAGCTGGCAAAACTTTTTCCTGGAATCCGGGTCATCCGAATGGACGTGGATACGACCTCGCGTAAAGGCTCTCACGAAGAGCTATTAAACAAATTTCGCTCAGGTCAAGGCGACGTTTTGCTCGGTACGCAGATGATTGCCAAGGGCCTTGATTTTCCTCGAGTGACGCTGGCGGGAATCATTGCAGCGGATACTTCCTTGCATCTGCCTGACTTCCGTGCTGCGGAAAAGACATTTCAGCTCCTGACACAGGTAGGTGGACGGGCAGGGCGGCATGAGCTGGACGGCGATGTCGTGATTCAGACGTATACGCCGGAGCACTACAGCATTATTCATGCGACCAAGCATGATTATCCCGCATTTTATCAGGATGAAATGATGCAGCGCAGACGAACAGGCTACCCGCCGTATTTCCGTCTCGTATTAATTACGTTTAGCCACGCGGATGTACCTGTTGTTATCCGCGGTGCGCATACAATGGCTGACTATTTGCGGCAGCGTTTGGCACAGACAACGGTCCTCTTGGGCCCAGTCGCTTCGCCCATTGCAAGGGTGAAGGATAGATTTCGTTTTCAGATCATGCTAAAATATCGTGATGAACCGCAACTGTCAGACCTGCTCGCTCAGGCGACGGCTGCGTTTGAAGAATGGAACAAACAGCAGAAAGTATTGATGACGATTGACGTCGACCCTTACGTACTGCTTTAG
- the def gene encoding peptide deformylase → MAIRTIVKHPDPILREKAMVVTKFNSNLHKLLDDMADTMYDADGVGLAAPQVGISKRVIVMDCGDGLIEMINPEIVEHEGEQYDYPEGCLSIPGLQGDVRRHKWIKLRGHDRNGNVVELEADDLLSRCAQHEIDHLNGVLFIDVADKVYKVNPNQEGE, encoded by the coding sequence ATGGCGATTCGCACAATTGTAAAACATCCAGATCCGATTTTGCGTGAAAAAGCAATGGTCGTAACCAAATTTAATTCCAACTTGCACAAGCTGCTTGATGATATGGCAGATACGATGTACGATGCAGACGGTGTAGGCTTGGCTGCTCCACAAGTGGGCATCTCCAAGCGTGTCATCGTGATGGATTGCGGTGATGGACTGATTGAAATGATCAATCCGGAAATCGTTGAGCATGAAGGGGAGCAATACGATTATCCAGAAGGCTGCCTGAGCATTCCTGGTCTGCAAGGAGACGTTCGTCGCCACAAGTGGATCAAGCTGCGCGGTCATGATCGTAATGGGAATGTGGTTGAGCTCGAGGCAGACGACCTGTTGTCCCGTTGCGCTCAACATGAGATCGATCATTTGAATGGTGTCCTCTTTATCGATGTAGCTGACAAGGTGTACAAAGTAAACCCGAACCAGGAAGGGGAATAA